One part of the Alosa alosa isolate M-15738 ecotype Scorff River chromosome 4, AALO_Geno_1.1, whole genome shotgun sequence genome encodes these proteins:
- the sema3h gene encoding sema domain, immunoglobulin domain (Ig), short basic domain, secreted, (semaphorin) 3H isoform X2, translating into MATMWRLLALTTLALLTSSATHAWRAAQPRLQFTHAELVRTGRLLSLPLAAGDLHALLPDEDGRRLYVAMKDNLVSANLDDITQNPRKLYWPASPDRIQECLMAGKDLELECGNFLRVLQPYNATHLYVCGTGAFNPRCTFLPTSVFLKAEQQTLLMEQTESGRGKCPYDPNQRTATSMIDGQLYAGISSDFMSRDSAFFRSLGEGHVVRTEQYDPTWLQDAQFVHVSLMSESDNPEDDKVYVFFTERAQEADSAAGKVLYSRVARVCKNDIGGQRSLVNKWSTFQKARMVCSIPGPDGIQTHFDQLQDIFIQHGRDKKNPLIYGLFTTTSDVLNGSAVCVYRMQDVARAFKGNFYHREGPQYKWAEFTGRVPFPRPGTCPSSTYGSYRSTREYPDDVIFFSRTHPLMQEAVLPLGGRPLVIRVGVTYKFTRLLVDRVEAVDGQYDVLFIGTDSGLVLKSIPLPREHGQDITLEQMQVFKHKSPVTAMTLSKNKWLFVGAAEGVAQLGLFQCELYGQACPECCLARDPYCTWDGHACSPYMPIARRRNTRQVGDAGDPLNQCVRQGAGLQVETERRSIVVAVGNSTYLECLPKSHHASVTWLKETGENSAELHQVTSGEKLVVIDRGILIPRAELVHGGVYHCQLEEHGFHWTAVTIHLNVIGPALVSIPAPGSTQSWFQDVMSLIHPSDLKQRCRELNQRHHGNRERERHRGRKRGDRHREGGRSGGGGGEGRGRKNRSKAPTSAQRQPRST; encoded by the exons AGCTGGTGCGTACGGGCCGTCTGCTGTCTCTGCCATTGGCTGCGGGGGACCTGCACGCCCTTCTGCCGGACGAAGATGGCCGACGCCTCTACGTGGCCATGAAGGACAACCTGGTGTCTGCTAACCTGGACGACATAACGCAAAACCCCCGCAAG CTGTACTGGCCAGCCAGTCCGGATCGGATCCAAGAGTGTCTGATGGCAGGAAAGGACCTGGAG CTGGAGTGTGGCAACTTCCTGCGAGTGCTGCAGCCGTACAACGCCACCCATCTGTACGTGTGCGGCACCGGCGCCTTCAACCCGCGCTGCACCTTCCTCCCTACCAGCGTCTTCCTCAAG GCTGAGCAGCAGACTTTACTAATGGAGCAGACAGAGAGTGGCAGAGGCAAATGTCCATATGACCCCAACCAGAGAACTGCCACCTCCATGATCG atgGTCAGCTGTATGCTGGCATATCATCTGACTTCATGAGCCGAGACTCAGCGTTTTTCCGGAGCCTTGGTGAAGGTCATGTGGTTCGGACAGAGCAGTATGATCCAACATGGCTACAAG ATGCTCAGTTTGTGCATGTGTCCCTGATGTCTGAGAGTGATAACCCAGAGGACGATAAGGTTTACGTGTTCTTCACTGAGCGCGCCCAGGAGGCAGACAGTGCTGCTGGCAAAGTGCTCTACTCCAGAGTGGCCCGAGTCTGCAAG AATGATATTGGAGGTCAGCGGAGCCTGGTGAACAAGTGGAGCACCTTCCAGAAGGCTCGCATGGTCTGCTCCATCCCCGGGCCTGATGGCATCCAGACCCACTTTGACCAGCTCC AGGACATCTTCATCCAGCACGGCAGGGACAAGAAAAACCCTCTCATCTATGGGCTCTTCACGACCACCAG TGATGTATTGAATGGCTCAGCAGTGTGCGTGTACCGCATGCAGGATGTGGCCCGAGCCTTCAAAGGCAACTTTTATCACAGGGAGGGACCGCAGTACAAATGGGCCGAGTTCACAGGCCGGGTGCCCTTTCCAAGACCAGGAACT TGTCCAAGCAGCACCTATGGGAGTTACAGGTCCACTCGCGAGTACCCTGATGACGTCATCTTCTTCAGTCGCACCCACCCTCTGATGCAGGAGGCGGTGCTTCCACTGGGTGGGCGGCCCTTAGTCATACGAGTGGGAGTGACTTATAAGTTCACCCGACTGCTGGTGGACAGGGTGGAGGCTGTGGACGGACAGTATGATGTCCTCTTCAtcggcacag ACTCGGGGCTGGTGCTGAAGTCCATCCCTCTGCCTAGAGAGCATGGTCAGGACATCACTCTGGAACAGATGCAGGTCTTTAAG CACAAATCGCCTGTGACTGCCATGACATTGTCTAAGAACAAG TGGCTGTTTGTAGGTGCGGCGGAGGGTGTGGCACAGCTGGGGCTGTTCCAGTGTGAGCTGTACGGTCAGGCATGTCCAGAGTGCTGCCTGGCTAGAGACCCCTACTGCACCTGGGACGGCCACGCATGCAGCCCTTACATGCCCATCGCACGCAG GAGAAATACCCGGCAGGTGGGAGACGCAGGGGATCCTCTCAATCAGTGTGTCAGGCAAGGAG CTGGGCTGCAGGTAGAAACAGAGAGGAGGTCTATAGTGGTTGCCGTAGGAAACAGCACTTACTTGGAGTGTCTCCCAAAGTCCCATCATGCCTCTGTGACCTGGTTGAAGGAAACGGGAGAGAACAGCGCTGAACTCCATCAG GTGACATCCGGGGAGAAGCTGGTGGTGATTGACAGGGGGATCCTCATTCCGAGGGCGGAGCTTGTCCATGGGGGCGTGTACCACTGCCAGCTGGAGGAGCATGGCTTCCACTGGACAGCGGTCACCATTCACTTAAACGTGATTGGTCCCGCCCTGGTGTCCATCCCCGCCCCAGGCTCCACCCAGTCCTGGTTCCAGGATGTGATGTCGCTGATTCACCCGAGCGACCTGAAGCAGCGATGCAGGGAGCTCAACCAGCGGCACCATGGCAACCGGGAGCGGGAGCGCCACCGTGGGCGCAAGAGGGGTGACCgtcacagggagggagggagatcgggaggaggaggaggagaggggagggggaggaagaacaGGAGCAAGGCGCCAACTTCGGCTCAGAGACAGCCCAGGAGTACATAG
- the sema3h gene encoding sema domain, immunoglobulin domain (Ig), short basic domain, secreted, (semaphorin) 3H isoform X1, with the protein MATMWRLLALTTLALLTSSATHAWRAAQPRLQFTHAELVRTGRLLSLPLAAGDLHALLPDEDGRRLYVAMKDNLVSANLDDITQNPRKLYWPASPDRIQECLMAGKDLELECGNFLRVLQPYNATHLYVCGTGAFNPRCTFLPTSVFLKAEQQTLLMEQTESGRGKCPYDPNQRTATSMIDGQLYAGISSDFMSRDSAFFRSLGEGHVVRTEQYDPTWLQDAQFVHVSLMSESDNPEDDKVYVFFTERAQEADSAAGKVLYSRVARVCKNDIGGQRSLVNKWSTFQKARMVCSIPGPDGIQTHFDQLQDIFIQHGRDKKNPLIYGLFTTTSDVLNGSAVCVYRMQDVARAFKGNFYHREGPQYKWAEFTGRVPFPRPGTCPSSTYGSYRSTREYPDDVIFFSRTHPLMQEAVLPLGGRPLVIRVGVTYKFTRLLVDRVEAVDGQYDVLFIGTDSGLVLKSIPLPREHGQDITLEQMQVFKHKSPVTAMTLSKNKQWLFVGAAEGVAQLGLFQCELYGQACPECCLARDPYCTWDGHACSPYMPIARRRNTRQVGDAGDPLNQCVRQGAGLQVETERRSIVVAVGNSTYLECLPKSHHASVTWLKETGENSAELHQVTSGEKLVVIDRGILIPRAELVHGGVYHCQLEEHGFHWTAVTIHLNVIGPALVSIPAPGSTQSWFQDVMSLIHPSDLKQRCRELNQRHHGNRERERHRGRKRGDRHREGGRSGGGGGEGRGRKNRSKAPTSAQRQPRST; encoded by the exons AGCTGGTGCGTACGGGCCGTCTGCTGTCTCTGCCATTGGCTGCGGGGGACCTGCACGCCCTTCTGCCGGACGAAGATGGCCGACGCCTCTACGTGGCCATGAAGGACAACCTGGTGTCTGCTAACCTGGACGACATAACGCAAAACCCCCGCAAG CTGTACTGGCCAGCCAGTCCGGATCGGATCCAAGAGTGTCTGATGGCAGGAAAGGACCTGGAG CTGGAGTGTGGCAACTTCCTGCGAGTGCTGCAGCCGTACAACGCCACCCATCTGTACGTGTGCGGCACCGGCGCCTTCAACCCGCGCTGCACCTTCCTCCCTACCAGCGTCTTCCTCAAG GCTGAGCAGCAGACTTTACTAATGGAGCAGACAGAGAGTGGCAGAGGCAAATGTCCATATGACCCCAACCAGAGAACTGCCACCTCCATGATCG atgGTCAGCTGTATGCTGGCATATCATCTGACTTCATGAGCCGAGACTCAGCGTTTTTCCGGAGCCTTGGTGAAGGTCATGTGGTTCGGACAGAGCAGTATGATCCAACATGGCTACAAG ATGCTCAGTTTGTGCATGTGTCCCTGATGTCTGAGAGTGATAACCCAGAGGACGATAAGGTTTACGTGTTCTTCACTGAGCGCGCCCAGGAGGCAGACAGTGCTGCTGGCAAAGTGCTCTACTCCAGAGTGGCCCGAGTCTGCAAG AATGATATTGGAGGTCAGCGGAGCCTGGTGAACAAGTGGAGCACCTTCCAGAAGGCTCGCATGGTCTGCTCCATCCCCGGGCCTGATGGCATCCAGACCCACTTTGACCAGCTCC AGGACATCTTCATCCAGCACGGCAGGGACAAGAAAAACCCTCTCATCTATGGGCTCTTCACGACCACCAG TGATGTATTGAATGGCTCAGCAGTGTGCGTGTACCGCATGCAGGATGTGGCCCGAGCCTTCAAAGGCAACTTTTATCACAGGGAGGGACCGCAGTACAAATGGGCCGAGTTCACAGGCCGGGTGCCCTTTCCAAGACCAGGAACT TGTCCAAGCAGCACCTATGGGAGTTACAGGTCCACTCGCGAGTACCCTGATGACGTCATCTTCTTCAGTCGCACCCACCCTCTGATGCAGGAGGCGGTGCTTCCACTGGGTGGGCGGCCCTTAGTCATACGAGTGGGAGTGACTTATAAGTTCACCCGACTGCTGGTGGACAGGGTGGAGGCTGTGGACGGACAGTATGATGTCCTCTTCAtcggcacag ACTCGGGGCTGGTGCTGAAGTCCATCCCTCTGCCTAGAGAGCATGGTCAGGACATCACTCTGGAACAGATGCAGGTCTTTAAG CACAAATCGCCTGTGACTGCCATGACATTGTCTAAGAACAAG cagTGGCTGTTTGTAGGTGCGGCGGAGGGTGTGGCACAGCTGGGGCTGTTCCAGTGTGAGCTGTACGGTCAGGCATGTCCAGAGTGCTGCCTGGCTAGAGACCCCTACTGCACCTGGGACGGCCACGCATGCAGCCCTTACATGCCCATCGCACGCAG GAGAAATACCCGGCAGGTGGGAGACGCAGGGGATCCTCTCAATCAGTGTGTCAGGCAAGGAG CTGGGCTGCAGGTAGAAACAGAGAGGAGGTCTATAGTGGTTGCCGTAGGAAACAGCACTTACTTGGAGTGTCTCCCAAAGTCCCATCATGCCTCTGTGACCTGGTTGAAGGAAACGGGAGAGAACAGCGCTGAACTCCATCAG GTGACATCCGGGGAGAAGCTGGTGGTGATTGACAGGGGGATCCTCATTCCGAGGGCGGAGCTTGTCCATGGGGGCGTGTACCACTGCCAGCTGGAGGAGCATGGCTTCCACTGGACAGCGGTCACCATTCACTTAAACGTGATTGGTCCCGCCCTGGTGTCCATCCCCGCCCCAGGCTCCACCCAGTCCTGGTTCCAGGATGTGATGTCGCTGATTCACCCGAGCGACCTGAAGCAGCGATGCAGGGAGCTCAACCAGCGGCACCATGGCAACCGGGAGCGGGAGCGCCACCGTGGGCGCAAGAGGGGTGACCgtcacagggagggagggagatcgggaggaggaggaggagaggggagggggaggaagaacaGGAGCAAGGCGCCAACTTCGGCTCAGAGACAGCCCAGGAGTACATAG